One Thermodesulfobacteriota bacterium DNA window includes the following coding sequences:
- a CDS encoding peptidyl-prolyl cis-trans isomerase codes for MLNTPAFGPCPAGRFKYCLVLFVVFITCSAVLLPRDSFALWPFSTQPKEPYVARVDDRFITPTELLTAMDRRHKSGRAGRSLSKTKSFDRQDFRKLLNEIIDDELVQLEAENLELDKAPDFVRAMENYSLNLSLDRLRQDEVVSGVKVEEGEIEKYWERIQELGGGAPKEEPRVMTPADRWQIERKIRKKNIGRREQEYFVQLRQGASVKIDEEALASASPDDAGLLDGAVAYIGREPVTARELFKEMEPEKRGDYGERKKKLESLVVYRLLDREALRRGYDKEPKVAAKIERYRGKALIDHFKRKIVLRMVEVKEEDISDYYEKNRENYRQPNRVKLKVIHLNTFEEAEVIYDDLKKGADFTYLAKKKSVDTRSGAQGGDMGWAPVTVVPEGIRAEVEAAERGAIFGPFEYRYGYSILKVLGHEEGGYTALKDVRRDIEVTIGRERFHSTLRRYLDRLREVVAVEINEAELEKFVGK; via the coding sequence TTGCTGAATACGCCTGCCTTCGGGCCCTGCCCGGCTGGTAGATTCAAATATTGCCTGGTACTGTTTGTCGTTTTCATAACCTGCTCGGCCGTGTTGCTTCCGAGGGATTCCTTCGCGTTGTGGCCTTTTTCCACGCAGCCGAAGGAGCCGTATGTGGCCAGGGTGGACGACAGGTTTATCACGCCGACCGAGCTTTTAACCGCCATGGACCGGCGGCACAAAAGCGGCCGCGCCGGGAGGTCCCTTTCCAAAACCAAGTCTTTCGACAGACAGGACTTCAGGAAGCTGCTGAACGAGATCATAGACGATGAGCTCGTTCAACTGGAGGCCGAGAACCTCGAACTCGACAAGGCGCCCGACTTTGTAAGGGCCATGGAGAACTACTCCCTCAACCTCTCTCTCGACCGCCTTCGCCAGGACGAGGTGGTGTCCGGGGTTAAAGTGGAGGAGGGGGAGATAGAAAAGTACTGGGAGCGCATACAGGAGCTCGGCGGGGGGGCGCCAAAGGAGGAGCCGAGGGTGATGACACCTGCCGACAGGTGGCAGATAGAGAGGAAGATACGAAAAAAGAATATAGGCCGGAGGGAGCAGGAGTACTTCGTGCAGTTGCGGCAGGGGGCGAGCGTAAAGATAGACGAGGAGGCGCTGGCGAGCGCCTCACCGGATGACGCAGGGCTCCTTGACGGCGCGGTGGCATATATAGGACGGGAACCCGTGACCGCCCGTGAACTCTTCAAGGAGATGGAGCCTGAGAAGAGGGGGGATTACGGGGAAAGGAAAAAGAAGCTCGAAAGCCTCGTCGTCTACAGGCTGCTGGACAGGGAGGCACTCAGAAGGGGTTACGATAAGGAGCCGAAGGTCGCCGCGAAGATCGAAAGGTACAGGGGAAAAGCCCTTATAGACCACTTCAAGAGAAAAATCGTGCTGCGCATGGTAGAGGTTAAAGAAGAAGATATCTCGGACTATTATGAAAAGAACAGGGAAAACTACAGGCAGCCCAACAGGGTAAAGCTCAAGGTGATACATCTCAACACCTTCGAGGAGGCGGAGGTGATATACGACGACCTTAAGAAGGGCGCGGACTTTACCTACCTTGCAAAGAAGAAGTCTGTTGACACGCGGTCCGGGGCGCAGGGAGGCGATATGGGGTGGGCCCCGGTGACAGTCGTCCCCGAGGGGATCAGGGCCGAGGTGGAGGCCGCCGAGAGGGGGGCTATATTCGGGCCCTTCGAGTATCGGTACGGCTACTCTATTCTGAAGGTCCTCGGCCATGAAGAGGGCGGGTATACTGCCTTGAAGGACGTCAGGCGCGATATAGAGGTGA